GGAGGGCCGGGCGCTCCTGCTTTCCTCTACGTCTCGCAGCGCCATCAATCTCGCATTGATACCCCGCTCAGCGGTTGGATGGGCCATGAAGCCCCTTTTGCATTTCAGCTGGATTATGCTCCTGCAGCCGGTGTTAACCAAATGCGCGTGGGAACGCCGCCTGTTCTTGCGTTGTCTGCGCTGGATGCGGCGCTGGATGTGTTTGATGGTGTCTGCCTTGAGGGGCTATGGCAAAAATCCGTGGTATTGAGTGAGCTGTTCATTGAGGAAGTGGAAGCCCGATGTCCTGAACTGGAGCTGGTGAGCCCGAGAGATAGCAAGTGTCGTGGCTCGCAAGTCTCCTTCAAAGTGGCTGAGGGCTATGCGGTGATGCAAGCACTAATAGCTGGTGGGGTTATAGGTGATTTTCGTGCGCCCGATATTATCCGCTTCGGCTTTACGCCGCTCTATCTTGATGAGGAGGATATTTTGAAGGCCGCGAAAGTTCTGCAGCGCGTTATGGGTGAGAGGCTGTGGGACAATGAGGCGTTTTATAAAAAAGCAAAGGTAACGTGAGGTATGACTACTGGGGAGACTATTTCACATCACGGTGCAGAACTGTCGTTTGATGACAAGATGTCCTATGCTGATTATTTGAAGCTGGAACAGGTTTTAAATGCGCAAAAACCGTTGTCGGATGCCCACGATGAATTGCTTTTCATTGTGCAGCATCAAACATCCGAACTCTGGATGAAACTGGCAATTCACGAACTTCAATCAGCCGCTAGCTGTATCGAACAGGACAGCTATTCGCAGGCTTTTAAGACCCTGTCTCGGGTTGCGCGTATTTTTGATCAACTCAATTCGGCTTGGGATGTTCTGCGTACAATGACCCCCAGTGATTATACCCGTTTCCGTGAGAGCTTGGGGCAGTCCTCCGGATTTCAGTCCTATCAGTATCGGGCGATCGAATATATGGCGGGAAACAAGCAGGCAGCGCTCCTCCAGCCTCATAAGCACAATAGGTCTATCCATGCTTGGCTGACTGAAGTCCTCCATCAACCCAGCATCTATGATGTTTCCATTCGGGCATTGTCGCGAAACGGATTGTCCATTGATCCTTCTGTTTTGAACCGTGACCTGACAACGCCCTACCAAAAGGATGTGAGTGTTTCCCAAGCTTGGGCAGAAGTTTATAAATTCCCCGACAAATACTGGTGTCTCTATGAGTTGGCGGAAAAGCTGGTGGACTTTGAAGACTACTTCCGCAGGTGGCGTTTTAATCATGTGACCACTGTAGAGCGGATCATCGGCTTCAAAAGAGGGACCGGCGGTACGGAAGGTGTCCCTTATCTTCGCCGTATGCTGGAGGTCGTCCTGTTTCCAGAGCTATGGTCGGTACGTGGAGACTTGTAGGGAGCTAATTTGCGCGACTAATGAGTGTAATTTGAAATATTGTTTCCAAATTCCTCTAAATTTTGAGGATAATTTGT
This genomic window from Pseudovibrio sp. M1P-2-3 contains:
- the kynA gene encoding tryptophan 2,3-dioxygenase, with the protein product MTTGETISHHGAELSFDDKMSYADYLKLEQVLNAQKPLSDAHDELLFIVQHQTSELWMKLAIHELQSAASCIEQDSYSQAFKTLSRVARIFDQLNSAWDVLRTMTPSDYTRFRESLGQSSGFQSYQYRAIEYMAGNKQAALLQPHKHNRSIHAWLTEVLHQPSIYDVSIRALSRNGLSIDPSVLNRDLTTPYQKDVSVSQAWAEVYKFPDKYWCLYELAEKLVDFEDYFRRWRFNHVTTVERIIGFKRGTGGTEGVPYLRRMLEVVLFPELWSVRGDL